The Streptomyces sp. R28 region AACGCGGGCAACGGCCACGTCCCGCCGGCCGAGGTCACCAAGACCCTGGACTGCCTGACGAGGAAGACGAACTGCGGCTCGTACACCACCCGCGGCACCTGGCCGGCGCTGCGCGGTCTGATGACGTGGTCGATCAACTGGGACCGGTACGGCGGCTGGGAGTTCCAGCGGGCGTTCGACGGCTACTTCGGCTGAGGAACAGCCAGAGCGAGGACAGGAGCACCGTGCACAGGCACCAACTGGCCACGACGTCCAGTGGCCAGTGGTAGCCGCGGCGGACCAGGCCGAAGCCGACGGCCGCGTTGAGGACCGCGCAGGCGATGAGGAGCTCGCGGCGGGCGTAGGCGGTGCGGAGCCAGGGGAGGAGGAGCAGGGCCGCGCAACCGTAGGCGACGGCGGCCGTGGCGGTGTGGCCGGAGGGGTAGTAACCGGTCGCCGGGGGGACGGCCGGGGTGCCGGGGCGGTCGGTGAGTTCCTTGAGCGGCACGATCAGGGCCGGGACCAGTGCCATCAGAACGGCCGCCGCGGTGGACGGCAGCCACCACCGGTCTGTACCAGTGCGGCGGGATCGCCAGGCGGTGTGGACCAGGACCACGGCGAGGACCGGGACCGCGACCTGGGCATTGCCCAGATCGGCCAGGAGTTCGGAGAAGCGGTCCGGATGGACCAGGGCCCGGCTGACCCGCTCGTCCACACGCACAAGCGGCCCGTCCTCGACTACCTGCCAGGTGGACAGGGCGAAGAGGAGGGCCGGAAGAACGAGAAGGAGGAAGAGGGAGGTCGGGCGCCCCGGAACAGGGGGGGTGGTTCCGAGGCGCCCGTCCGGATCGGATGGTCGGCCGCCCCGGGGGGTTTGGGGCGGGCGACTGTCCGATCGGTGAGGAGATCCGGAGCCGGAGGCTCCGGTTGTGTGCGCGAGGGCACGACCAGGTCGAAGCTGGGGAGGCCCCGGCCTGATGTCACCCAGAGTCCCCTCTGGGCGGGGTGTATCTCTCATCTGGTTAGAACCTACGACAGCCGGAGGGCGTAAGACAGACGGAATCGCGTCCTGCCATCCACCCCGCACACCTTCTTCACACGCTCTGACTACAGCCGCCCCGGCCCCGGAACCGCGGACGGTGCCAAGGCTGGGGCGGATGAGGTTGCCGGGCCGGCGAACCGGCGCTCACCAGTGGTTTTGCTGAGACCTCAGATGCGGGTGAAGGCCTGCTCGATGATGTCGAGGCCCTCGTTCAGCAGATCCTCGCCGATGACCAGCGGGGGCAGGAACCGCAGCACGTTGCCGTAGGTGCCACAGGTCAGGACCAGCAGGCCCTCCTGGTGGCAGGCCTTGGCGAGCGCGGCGGTCGCCTGCGGGTTCGGCTCCTTGGTGGCGCGATCCTTGACCAGCTCGATGGCGATCATGGCGCCACGGCCGCGTACGTCACCGACGATGTCGAACTTCTCGGCCATGGCGGTGAGGCGGGCCTTCATGATCGCCTCGATGTTCTTCGCCTTGGCGTTGAGGTCGAGCTCCTTCATCGTCTCGATGGAGCCCAGCGCACCGGCGCACGCGACCGGGTTGCCGCCGTAGGTGCCGCCCAGGCCGCCCGCGTGGGCGGCGTCCATGATCTCGGCGCGGCCGGTCACGGCGGCGAGCGGGAGGCCGCCGGCGATGCCCTTCGCGGTCGTGATCAGGTCGGGGACGATGCCCTCGTCCTCGCACGCGAACCACTGACCCGTACGGCAGAAGCCGGACTGGATCTCGTCCGCGACGAAGACGATGCCGTTGTCGGAGGCGAACTTGCTGATGGCCGGCAGGAAGCCCTTGGCCGGCTCGATGAAGCCGCCCTCGCCGAGCACCGGCTCGATGATGATCGCGGCGACGTTCTCCGCGCCGACCTGCTTGGAGATCTGGTCGATGGCCTGCGCGGCGGCCTCCGGGCCCGCGTTCTCCGCGCCGGTCGGCCAGCGGTAGCCGTAGGCCACCGGCACGCGGTACACCTCGGGCGCGAACGGGCCGAAGCCGTGCTTGTACGGCATGTTCTTCGCGGTCAGCGCCATGGTGAGGTTCGTACGGCCGTGGTAGCCGTGGTCGAACACGACGACGGCCTGGCGCTTGGTGTACGCACGGGCGATCTTGACGGCGTTCTCGACGGCCTCGGCGCCGGAGTTGAACAGCGCCGACTTCTTGGCGTGGTCGCCCGGCGTCAGCTCGGCCAGCGCCTCGGCGACGGCGACGTAGCCCTCGTACGGCGTGACCATGAAACAGGTGTGGGTGAAGTCGGCGAGCTGCGCGGTCGCCTTGCGTACGACGGCCTCGGCGGAGGCGCCGACGGACGTCACCGCGATGCCCGAACCGAAGTCGATGAGCCGGTTGCCGTCGACGTCCTCGATGATTCCGCCGCCCGCACGCGCCGTGAACACGGGCAGCACGGAGCCCACGCCCTGCGCGACCGCGGCGGTACGGCGGGCCTGCAGCTCCTGCGACTTCGGGCCGGGGATGGCGGTGACGACGCGGCGCTCCTGCGGAAGTGCGCTCATGAGGGGCTCCTGGGGGTTTTGCGGACGCTTGTCTTCTCTTTTTCGCAGGCTAGGGCGGGGAGCGGGGGGTGGGCATGCTCCATGTGGGCGTTGTCGGCGAGTCCGGTTGTCCGTGGTGGACATAGCGGCGCCGACGGTGCGGGCGCCATCGGGTTCGGCGGGTCGCCCACACGGGTGCGCAACCGCCGGCGATCGACATCCCGAGCATCTCGGTCCGCACCGTCGGCCGCGTAAGCGGTGAACTCCCCAGGAGAGGGCGTTAGATTGGCTCGCTGATGGTGGACGGAGCGGCTGGTCAGGGGGCAAGGGCGATGGACAGCGACGGGACGCAGGACGCGCGGGGTACGCACGCGACGCCTGTGCCGCGTCCGGCGGTGCCCCCGGAGGCGCCCGCGGTGCCGCCGCGGCCGACACGGGCACCCGGCGCGCAGGGCGGGCGGGAACTGCCCGCACAGAGCGCACAGACACGGCCCGGGTCCGTGGCCGACTGGCTCAATGAGCCCCGGGCGGTCGCCCGGCCCGGGATCTGGCGATTCGGATACCGCCTGCCGAAGGCCGCGCAGGGAGGAGCCGAACGGCTGGCGCCGGTCACTGTCGTCGGGCTGCTCGTTCCGCTGGTCGTGGCGCTGCTCGTGTGGTCGCTGTGGCGGCGTGGCAGCGTCCCCTACCAGTACTCCTTGCTGCGGCTGTTCACGCCGGACGACTGGTGGTGGGGCGGCACCCTCGCGTCCGCCAAGGACTGGCAGGGGCAGGAGGCCCTTGTCGTCTACAACGGTCTCTTCTTCGCCGTGCTCGTCTACGCGATGGGCCGACTGGGCAGTTGGCCCGATGTGGTCCGCCACTTCGTGGGCAACCGGCCACAGCCCGCACGTGCGCTGCTCGCCGCCCTGGGCGCCCTGGTCACGCTGAGCTTTGTGTTCCCGAGCGCCTTTCCCGGCGTCACCTGGGACGCTCTTCCTGTCGTCGCCCCCCTGTTCTCCCTCGTCGCTCTGATCTCGGGCGGCTTCGACCTGTTCACCTCGGTGCTGTTCACCGACAGTCTGTACACGGTCGTCACCCTGCTGGTCCTGTGGCCGTTCGCCCGGGTCGGCGACTGGTGGGGATATGTGAAGGCGCGCCTCGCCGCGCGCGGTGCCGCAGCGCAGGAGAACACGGCGCCGGCCAAGGACCGGCCCCGCGCCGAGTGGCCCGAGCTCCGGCAGGCGGGACAGTACGAGGCGGCCGACCTGCTGACCGCCGAAGTGGCCGGCCACCGTATGAACGACGTGGACTGCGCCCGGTTGGAGCACGCCTGGACCGTGGCGAGGCAGGACGGTTCTCTCGAGACCTTCCGTGACACCGTGCTGCGACGGGGCGGCGCCTCCTGGACGCACCCCTCCGGGGCCAGGGACCTGCCACGCCGCGCGGCCGGCCACGACCTGCTCGAAGGGCAGGTGCGCATCGGGCGCTGGGTGGCCGCCGAACGGGCTCCGCGCGCCTACCACGACGTGGGCGCCGCGCTCGGCCCGGACGTGCTGGGTACGTCGCTCCTGGCGATCGGACCGTCCGGGGCGGGCAAGACACGGAACCTGATCGAGCCCGTGACGGAGTCGCTGGCGTTGCAGGCGCTCACCGGACGGTGCGCCGTCGTCGCGGTCTCTGCCGCGGGCACCCGGCTCGCCGCGGACGCGGCGTTCGACGTGGTCGTACGGATCGGGGATCCCGCATCCGTCCACGACCTGGATCCGTACGCGGAGTCGGAGGACCCGGACGAGGCGGCCGCGATCCTCGCCGAGGGCCTGGTGGGCGACCTGGACACCGTGGGCAGCCAGAGCGCCGCCACCGCGCTCGCCCAGCTGCTCGGTCCCTACCGGGCGGTGCACGGCCGTTTCCCGACCCTGCCGGACTTGCGTGAACTCCTGGAGGGCGAGCCGTCGGCGCTGTCCGCCCTGGAGGAGGCGCTGTCGTCCGACGGCCACACCGTGATGCGCCGTGAACTTCAGGCCCGCGTCCGGCAGATGGGGAGCCCGGCCGATGTGGGCCGCGCCCTCGCCGACCGGCTCGCCCTCCTCAACCGGCCGGCCTTCACCGAGTTCTTCGGCGGGGGCGGCGATGCCCGGCTGTTCTCCCTGCGGGCCGTGGCCCATCATCCGCTGCGGGTCCGTATCGACCTCCCGGAACAGGGCCACGAGGAGGCCGCCCGCCTGCTGACGAGGCTCGTCCTCGCCCAGTTCAGTACGGTCGTACGCAGCGCGCAGCGCCGCCACTTCGCCTGCCTGGTCCTCGACGACGCCACCGGGGCGGTCACCGCCGAGTCGGTGCGCCGGATCCAGCGGGTGCGCTCCCAGAACGCGGGCGTCGTCCTAGCCCTGCGCACGATCGGCGACGTCCCCGAGGCCCTGCACGGTCCGCTGTACGGGGCGATCGGCTGCCGTATGGCGTTCTCCGGCGTGACGACATGGGACGGCAGTCGGTTCGCGCAGACCTGGGGCACCGAATGGGTGGAGACGCGGGAGGTGGCGAAGCACACGGTCTTCGCCGA contains the following coding sequences:
- a CDS encoding phosphatase PAP2 family protein; translation: MGDIRPGPPQLRPGRALAHTTGASGSGSPHRSDSRPPQTPRGGRPSDPDGRLGTTPPVPGRPTSLFLLLVLPALLFALSTWQVVEDGPLVRVDERVSRALVHPDRFSELLADLGNAQVAVPVLAVVLVHTAWRSRRTGTDRWWLPSTAAAVLMALVPALIVPLKELTDRPGTPAVPPATGYYPSGHTATAAVAYGCAALLLLPWLRTAYARRELLIACAVLNAAVGFGLVRRGYHWPLDVVASWCLCTVLLSSLWLFLSRSSRRTPAGTPSRRTGPS
- the gabT gene encoding 4-aminobutyrate--2-oxoglutarate transaminase; this encodes MSALPQERRVVTAIPGPKSQELQARRTAAVAQGVGSVLPVFTARAGGGIIEDVDGNRLIDFGSGIAVTSVGASAEAVVRKATAQLADFTHTCFMVTPYEGYVAVAEALAELTPGDHAKKSALFNSGAEAVENAVKIARAYTKRQAVVVFDHGYHGRTNLTMALTAKNMPYKHGFGPFAPEVYRVPVAYGYRWPTGAENAGPEAAAQAIDQISKQVGAENVAAIIIEPVLGEGGFIEPAKGFLPAISKFASDNGIVFVADEIQSGFCRTGQWFACEDEGIVPDLITTAKGIAGGLPLAAVTGRAEIMDAAHAGGLGGTYGGNPVACAGALGSIETMKELDLNAKAKNIEAIMKARLTAMAEKFDIVGDVRGRGAMIAIELVKDRATKEPNPQATAALAKACHQEGLLVLTCGTYGNVLRFLPPLVIGEDLLNEGLDIIEQAFTRI
- a CDS encoding ATP/GTP-binding protein — its product is MDSDGTQDARGTHATPVPRPAVPPEAPAVPPRPTRAPGAQGGRELPAQSAQTRPGSVADWLNEPRAVARPGIWRFGYRLPKAAQGGAERLAPVTVVGLLVPLVVALLVWSLWRRGSVPYQYSLLRLFTPDDWWWGGTLASAKDWQGQEALVVYNGLFFAVLVYAMGRLGSWPDVVRHFVGNRPQPARALLAALGALVTLSFVFPSAFPGVTWDALPVVAPLFSLVALISGGFDLFTSVLFTDSLYTVVTLLVLWPFARVGDWWGYVKARLAARGAAAQENTAPAKDRPRAEWPELRQAGQYEAADLLTAEVAGHRMNDVDCARLEHAWTVARQDGSLETFRDTVLRRGGASWTHPSGARDLPRRAAGHDLLEGQVRIGRWVAAERAPRAYHDVGAALGPDVLGTSLLAIGPSGAGKTRNLIEPVTESLALQALTGRCAVVAVSAAGTRLAADAAFDVVVRIGDPASVHDLDPYAESEDPDEAAAILAEGLVGDLDTVGSQSAATALAQLLGPYRAVHGRFPTLPDLRELLEGEPSALSALEEALSSDGHTVMRRELQARVRQMGSPADVGRALADRLALLNRPAFTEFFGGGGDARLFSLRAVAHHPLRVRIDLPEQGHEEAARLLTRLVLAQFSTVVRSAQRRHFACLVLDDATGAVTAESVRRIQRVRSQNAGVVLALRTIGDVPEALHGPLYGAIGCRMAFSGVTTWDGSRFAQTWGTEWVETREVAKHTVFADQPMTRMIHALRKLVTGKAVTTDAVTVKQVERERWSASELAHGVPPGHAVLSLTSVEGEHAPPLLVDLRG